Below is a window of Mus caroli chromosome 2, CAROLI_EIJ_v1.1, whole genome shotgun sequence DNA.
AAAAAAGtgcagcaggcagacaggacaAGGAGGTTAGGTCACAGAGAAGCACCCCAGTTTCCACCTAACACCCttgacagtcaaggctacactcTAGAGGGATATTACCTGTCCACGTCCCTGAGTTGGCCCAGAACAAGGCCTGTCACTCTGTTATTCAAAGAATGCTGGGTGGCTAAAAAACTTTACAAACCTAAGTCCCATCATGGAGACCTGTGAAAATGTGGCCTAAGTAGAGCCTGCTGCTCTGGCATAAACTAGTTGGCCACAGTGGATAGGAAGGACCAGCCTAGCGTCACCACAGACTACACTGAGTAGTGCTAGCACAAAGACACAGGCACCCTTCAAAGCTTATCAACCAACTGCTGTGAGGAACGTTCTACTGGCCATtagctgcctgcctgctctccttCCCTGATGAAGAAAAGCCCTGCTTGGCCATGCTTCCTTCACAGCTTTGGTAATAGATTTCTCACTATAAATAAGAAACTGTTTATGAACTTGTTCAGTCTATATGGATTTGGGAGAAAACTAGAACCCGCATGGACAGAGATTAGACAACATTTATGGGTCAGTAGGACACAACACCAAATCCTGAACTCAGGCAGTGACCCCTAAGTTTTCAGCTGTACAGTCTCTGGCCCATTACCCAAGCACATTGatccttaattttaaaataattcttaaaatgtatgattataagccgggcgtggtggcgcacgcctttaatcccagcactcgggaggcagaggcaggcggatttctgagttcgaggccagcctggtctacagagtgagtNNNNNNNNNNNNNNNNNNNNNNNNNNNNNNNNNNNNNNNNNNNNNNNNNNNNNNNNNNNNNNNNNNNNNNNNNNNNNNNNNNNNNNTGTGTctgggtgtcttgcctgcatatatgttgtgcaccatggcatgcctggtgctcacagaggccagaaaagggtgttggatcccctggaattgaagtCACACCAGCTGTGAACCACTATGTGCTCACTGGAACtaaaccctggtcttctggaagagcagccagtactcttaataggagccatctttccaacctggCCCTTCATTTTAACCACACTACCTTAACTGAAATTTCTGCAGGTTTGTTCTAGTTCCTGTCTTCAGGAAGTGTGACAGCCTTACTGGTCCTTTTGACCCATGTGGTTTCAAGGAGGTGAAAGAGAGAACAAGTGTCATCGGTTTTTCCCAGGCAAGGACCTCCCTGCAGCTTTGTCCTTACAGAGATTCTCCACAGAGACTCCAGTTGTCATGGTTTTGGAGACCTGAGCAGTACTTTGCCTGCACAAGCTGTGCAGACGATAGAGGCTCACTCTTCCTACACTCCATTTTCTTGcagtgctaggaattaaacccaggtccctACACAGGCTAGAAAAATGCTCCACCATAGGCTATGTCCggttccaccccccacccccacccccgccagtcACGCCTCCACTTTCAGCACAGTCTCAGCTGCAGGggacatgaaaaataaaagcttgccaggatggtggcacacgcctttaatcccagcacttgggaggcagaggcaggtggatctctgagttcgaggccagcctggtctacagaatgagttctaggacagccagggctacacagagaaaccctgtctcaaaaaaacaaataaaataaaataaagaaaaagaaaagctcccTGGGGtactggggtgatggctcagtcaggcagagtgcttgctctgcaagtgTGAGGACTGAATCTCCAGGACACATGGCTGAgtgtacctataatcccagcactaggggacagagagaggcagatgcagagagcaTTGCTGGCCAACCAAGGTAGCCAAAGAGGTTGGGCGACTCCACTTCAAGGTAGTAAGTAGGGTGGAACACACTAAAGGAGGATGCCTGACATCGTATTCTGACCTCTTCAGGTACATACCCAttgacacacacaccacaccacaccacacagatagacacacaggcTCATGAAAAACCTCACTTATCCATGACCCTTTACAGCTATGGATGGCCTTGGCCAATGAGATTTTGGTAGAGTGACCTTATTttcaaacagaaagcaaaagcctCATATGGAAAAAGCCCTTTGTCTTTCCCCAGCCTGATACACAGTTTGATTTTCATTGCTGGATTATGACCCAGGAGTGCTGGGGAAAGTAGCTGTGTTCTTGGCCCAGCCCCAGGACACCTTACCTTTCTGGATCATTTCCTTCGTCTTAGGGTGAGGCATTTTGATGAACATGTTCCCAAAGCAAACCATCACATCTTCTGAAACAGCAAACAGACATTtctttatcacatttttttttctttttgaagcacCTATCACCTGACTGGCACATTTGTGCTAAGAACATAGCAGAACAAAGCGGCCCATGCTCTCGTAGGACTCATGTTATAGCAAAGGGGAATGAACAAGGCTGGGTTTTTCCACATACTGCTAAGAACCAGCATGAAAAATTATATTGACATTATATTgggcatttttgtttctttaaaaaacaaaacacagaaatactgTAAGGAAATGTTTTCATTACAATCCCAGGCGTGAGATGTGGGGCTGCTTCCGACTGTCCACAGCaactgactatgatttgcctcatgctctggtATGATttggccagctgcagatagtttcttcCAGTGTGTGATTTTTGGAATTCTGAGGACTTTTGAGAGGGTGAAACAttgctagggccctgagaggcagGGTTGTCGGTCACAGTTTTTTAAGTAGACATATgcaaagaaataacaagaagaaattagatatcttgaaatgaagatcaaacttgccccaaggactcaatgcccctaatcagcaggaagtggtCTAATGAGAACGCTGCCCACTTTCCAACCGCAGACTTTATTCAGGGAGcgttttcctttcccctctatccctttttctctcttatcaagtgttagggggttgaaaaaggtggaagagagaagaacCCATAGAATAGCAAAAGGACCAGCtatttaaaaaccaaccaaccaaagttGTTTCAAGTGCTAGGGAGCATCAGAGGACAGGTTCATTATGTGAATGTGACATCGTGGATGTGACATCCAGGCCAAGACCTGAGGAAAGCAAGGACATGTCACCCACAAACATGTGGGAAAACAGAGCCAGGCAGACAACCAAGGGGCCAGTGAGTGCGTGGGGTGTGTGGGGCTGGGTCATGTGGAGTCTCGCAACATCTCTGGGTTTCATTCAGGTGAGAAAAGCCAATGGAAGCCCTACATGTCAGTGTCCTTCACTGTGGCCGGAATGCTGCCCACCTTTCCAGAACTGCTTCATGTTGTCCCCTTGGTGGGACATGGCATGGCTTGGCTTGCTTATGCCACCAGCCACAGCAGCCACCTGGCCTCATCTACTGAGCCCCATCTCTTCCCTCCAAGACAGTCTCGACACCCACCCGTGGCCAGCTCCGTCTTTAGCTTTCTCACAATTTTCAGTTATGTGTTTGTGCTGCTTTCCTGGTGTGGAACATAAGGGCAGAACTATTGCTTTTATGTGCAGTGAGCACTCTCTGAATCTGCCATCAGTGAGTGATGAGCTAATGGCCTGCCACTGAAGTGAGCATCTAAAATTCTGAGTCACAGCATATGTCTGACCTGCaacgctcgctcgctcgctcgctcactcaCTCGCTTTTCTCCTCAAGCTGTCTAAGTTTCCCACGAGGGTGAGTCACACAGTCCCAGCCTCCTGCCTGGTCTTTACCAGGGATAATGAAGTCCTTCAGAAGACAACTGAACGGGCTTCAGTAAGGATGTCGCAACTTACCAGAGACACTCAGGTCCTTCTGTAGGGCCCTCAGGCCCTCTCGGTTCTGATTCCTCTTGGTGTCCAGGTCTACAATCTGAAAACAGGAGCAGATAGGGACTCAGCTGCCTCTGGCCCCAATCTGAAGAGACAAGGTATCATTTCTGGCTAAGTTCCAAGGTCTTGCCTAACATGGAGGACTCAGGTGTGAAGGTGCTTCTTTACCCACTCAGCTTCCAGCTCCTCTGCTTCTACACAAACTTCCTTCCTCCAGAGAAGGTGCTAGGAAAATGCCTGCAGATTGAATCATTTTGTGTCATCCAGTCAACCTTGAGAGTGTACCAGGGTCACCAGGGAGTGAGCTGAGTGTCTTCTCTAGACAGTGACTATTGACACGCTCTTGTTAGGTAACTTTGACTGTCTCACCAGACACTCAACCATACTGGACTGGAACAGCTGTGGCACAGTACCACTATGACAGCTAACTACTCAAAAGGTGACATCTGGGGCCGCAGCTAGTGAACCACCAAGCCTTCTCAAATATAGACCACAAAGAGCCATTATGGCCATCATGACAGCGTTTGAAGACCATCAAGTATATGTCTCGCCCCATCACTACCATCTGGTCTAACTCTAGATCATCCGGATCACCTGAATGGTTCCCCACTCTCTAGGAAGCAGCCAGTGAGAGGCATTTAACATCTACatgcacgcctataatcccagaactcgagACTGACGAGGATAGACCACGGATTGTTCAAGGCTATCCTAGACAACACAGTAAGCCCTCTAAAGTTTAGAGTCTAAAGCAACCGATCCCCAGCACGAACTCCCTTTAGGGACTAACCACTTACCACAGAAACAGAACCAAGCACCCCTTTCGGGTCTACGAGGCCCTCAACCCCTCACCCCCGCGCCcgacacccacacacccacaccacacacacacaccccagcgcATTGCCCAGACACATACCGCCCATATCTCAGCAACCTGATTCACGATGGGCCAGGGACTGCGTTTGGAAAGTGGTGTCAGGGAAGCCGCCCGCAGACGGTAAGAATCCAGGGGACCAGCAATGACTGGGCAGGGTGAAAGGAAGGCGACTGCCCAGCACAGAACCAGTGCTCGCTCCGCGCCAGGCCGCTAGGACCAGTGACGCCGGAAGACCGGGTGAGCTCTCTGCCACCCCGCGCACTTGCGTAGGGCGCTCGTGGCCGCCACGTCCCTCACCTGCCGCTTGTCCGACAGTACGGCCTCGGCCAGCTCCTCTACTTCGACCAAGTACCGCAGCACCCTCTCCGCCTCGGGGGACAGCATGGTATCACGCACCTCTTCTGACACACCGCTACAACTTCACCTTGGCTCCTTCCGCGCACGCGCTGTTCTGGGACTTCCGGCACGCCTGCGCAGTGAAAAGAGCATGCGCCGTTGCGGGGCTCCAGAGGGGCGGGGCAGGCTTTGGGAGCGGGGCAGGTGCGCCCCCTACAGGCTCTGAAGGAGCAACACAACGCACTGTCCATTTCCCTCCCTTCAAAGGGTTCCTGGGCATCCACTACGTACCAGATTGGGTGTCAGGAACGCGGCTACAAATAAAACATCCCAACTCTAGGAACGTCGTCCCATTGGAAAACAACGAACACTGAAGGCAAAATAATTACACATTATGGAAGGTAGTGATAAGGGCTTTGGAGACACAGAGATCATAAAGTCCCGGTTTAACGACGCCCAGAAACTGAGTGTGGCAGAGAGACTCATATTTTAATCCACGACGTTTTCAGCTTCCAGTTTGTAAATAATGGGTGATAGAAAttcccctcactctctctctttctccccggaagatggaaaggaagcagtaattattttaaattgcatCTGGCTGCAGCATTTGTTCAATCTAATGTCCACAGTAGCAAGCCGAGATTCACAGAAGGAGCTGGAAACTGTCCAGGGGAGCAGTGGAGTGTCAGTAAGAGCGTAAGAGTGAATTAGGATCCAGGACTTCccagaggaggtgtgtgtgtgtgtgtgtgtgtgtgtgtgtgtgatgactgCCTGACAGAACCGGAGGGGTCCCCCAATGTTGCAAAGCTGGAGACTCAGACGCTGAGCCTGGGAGTTTCTGCCTCACCAatcctcttttgtttttccatgtgcgGAACTGGAATTATTCCAGTGCCTTTCAAACACcactctctaccactgagctatatctcatctattttcttgtgtgtgtgtgtgtgtgtgtgtgttgcatgcgtGTAAGGGTGCTCTGTGCTCCTGAAGACACAAGCAGAGGCCAGACAGATTAGGGTGTCAggtgtctgtctcttcctggtATTCTCACCTTGAAATAGAGCTTCTCCTTGAAACAGAAGCTTGCTTTTGGGCGAGGCTTGCTAGACATTGAGCTCTCTGGATCTGCCTGTCGCTGTTTGTCGCTGCTCACACAGCCATGTCTGGGTTTTTCTGTAGGTGCttgagattcaaactcagatccttattcTTGCAAAGTGAACACTCCTCACTCACGGAGCCACCTCCCCTAAGGCCCAACTCTGAGGTTCACTTTTTAGTCTCCTCTTTTGGACTCTGGGAAACTTAGCCCATTCATATTCTTTGCCTCACTTGAATTTCACGGACACTTTTGTTCACAGGATTATGCCTGTTTAGTTTTATAGCcgcaggctgaggctgaggctgaaagaAGGGCTAATCAGGCACAGATACCCTGGGATGGAGGGTGCTGGTCTCTTTCTCACAACTATCTATGGACATTGACAAACTGTGCCTCACGAAACCCGGAAACACCTCCTCCTTGTCTGGCTTTGGGCTACCTTCAATTCCTAGAGACTGAGACAGTTTTCTCGGCAGCTGCGTGGTGTGGGGATGGAGGAAGCTTCATTAAGGATTCCTCATAGAGGGTGAATTTGTCGCCAAACCCAGGATGTTTTGTGTAAACACCTTCTGGTTCAGAAATGCAGGCACAAGCCCTGTGAAGGAAGTGGGGGTATTTGCCAAAGGAAAAATGAGTCTTCCAGGAATCCCTGGGGCCTGGACCCTAGTCCTGCATCGTCTCTCCACCTTGGGGCCAAAGATGGCTGGAAAAACTGACACCTCTGACCCCTGCTGGGTGGGCCTGCATGGAGACAAGTTAAGGAAGGTTCCATGTTAAATTTCTTGGCTCCGACTGACCCTTGGGGGCCACATCTGGTCACTGGATATTGCAGAGAAGGTCACACATATCCCCAAGGGTCAAAATGAACAGATTGTGAACTCTGGGATATCTCTGATATTACCTAACTATTCATGTCACAAAAATGTAGCAATTTCCCAGGCTCAGAGATTCATGAGTTTACTGTGAGCAGAGCCGGGTGAAGGACCTGAGCGGGGTGTGATGCCTGCCTTCAGGCTGGGGAAGCAGGGGAGAGGACCATTGACAGGGCTATAACCAAATGCATCCCGAGTCAAGTGTAGATAAGTGTTGACAGGTTCCCCAGTGATGCAAGGTGGACAGGGAGAGATGCAGGAGCTGTTTGGGGTAAGGTAGTAAGGGAGGCTTCTCTGAAGAGGTGGCACTGGAACAGACATGGGGAGGAGGTAAGGGGGTGAGCCATGAGGGTATTTGGGTGAGGTGAGACAGCATTGCAGGTAGAGGACACAGCAAGTGCAATGACCCTGATCCAGACCTGTGACCTGTCTCTGCTCACTGAGGCAGGGTCAGTGGCAGGTACCAGGTAAGGTCGTCAGTGGAATGAAGCCCTAGGAAGCAAAGGGAGGGATGAGTGACCTCATCCCCCGCATCTTTACTTCTCTGTGGGGTTGCCAGTGATGCTCCTCACGTGGGGCTGCTGCATCCATCCACATAAGAGAAGGGTCCTGGACCAAGGGGCTGTGGGGATTCTCAGGACATTTGCACACACTAGCCCTTAGCCTGGTTTGATTTTCTGCTAGCTCCTTTGCTACTGCAGCCATGACACGTCTCCATTTGTCATATCTCCCCTTTGTGTTGTGTGTCCCCACctctgcacctctctctctctctctctctctctctctctctctctctctctctctctctctctctctctctctctctctctctctttctcccttcttgaGCATTAGCTTCTTGAAATGGAGTTTGTGAATGGAAGTTACCAGAGAGAAGTCATACCTACTTTAAAAAATTGATTGACTGGTTCAAACTCTGTGACTGTAgagagttggaatgttgcagattCAGAACTGGATTATCCTGTGCTGTCTCTGTTCCCCTTCCTAGCCATTCCTTGCCCACCtctgtgacattttattttattttattttatttggctatCAGGTAAAAacctttgaaatatattttaagtagacCAGAATGAACCACACCACCCAACTGCTAAGGATGTCAGCAGATAGCATCTAAACCCTGTAACAGCTTTTCCCATTTTGCTGTTCCTTGTCTAACTTCAGTCCCACCAACATATTTAACACATAGAttgaattttacttttgttttgttctatgacTAGTAAGAGCTCATGTAACCtgggctgggcttggtggctcctgcctttaatttcagcactctgtgagttcaaggatgtCCTAGAAAGCACAGAGTTTTCTGGGCCAGCCAGGTTGGTATAGTGAGACCGTGTCAGAGACaagcaaacaacagaaaaactCACATAACTTTTGTCCACAGTGGAGTGGTCTCACCTGAGGTAAGCTGAGTCTGTGTTTGGGGCAATGAGCTCTCATATTTGGTGGCTCAGAATAAACTCTCTTATTCCCTTTGAGATGACAGCGAAGCTTGCCCTGGCAGGACCTTGGCTGTTCAGTTCACTTCTGTATCTCTAGACCAAGGCTCAGTCGGTGATTGTGGGATGAATGTGAGGGTGGACTTTCTGAACCCTGGCATATGGTAGATGAGCAGAGCCGGCTCAAGGTAACTAGTTTGCTAACCCAGCTGTTAAGTCCAGGCTGGGTGGCCACATGGCTGGTATATTGTAGAGGCAATTAAAGCTCTAAGAGGGTAACTATGtttctccttgttttgttttggagacagggtttctctgtgtagccatgctgacctggaacttgctcttgcCTCGAACTCTGTCTcctctgtttgcctctgtctcccaaatgctgggattaaaggtgtttgcctcCTCCGCCCagccttcttttgttctttcttaatcTAAAGGTTCCATCCGGTCACACTTGGGTCTACCCCCAATTTGAACCACATCAATTTAGGGGTATGACTCTTCAGTCTTGGTGTTTGTGGACTGCAGCCAATAGCAATAGTGTTCTTCCCATCCCTTGGAGTCTCTGTATGTTCAATGATAGCACCCACAACTCTCCTGAGAAGTATGGTCCTCAGGCTACTGCAGCCATTCTGACGATGAACCTGCCTTCCTAGCTAAGGCCATCACTTGGGGCTTGGAGGCCTGTCCTTTTGAatgaggtgaggggtggggggtccGTGCATCCAAGTCTAGCTTACAGATGGAGCCCCCTAAGCATCAGGCAGATGAAGTTACCATCTGTGCCTCTGGCTGAGATCACAGCCATAATGgacttctgtctgtctccctgatTGCTTCATGCTTTAAAACCCTCCATGAGTATCGCTCACTCCTTAGCCTACCCCAGATGACCCACCCACCACCACTGTAACAGAAGTCAAgaggtattgttttgtttttgaagatgatcatgtagtcccagcactcaggaggctgaggcaggaggatcatgaagaattcaaggccagtctaggatacagagaaggtggggtggggtacCCCATTCTTGCCAGCACTCCTGGACAGCT
It encodes the following:
- the Pdrg1 gene encoding p53 and DNA damage-regulated protein 1 encodes the protein MLSPEAERVLRYLVEVEELAEAVLSDKRQIVDLDTKRNQNREGLRALQKDLSVSEDVMVCFGNMFIKMPHPKTKEMIQKDQEHLDKEIERLRSQLKVKVNRLFEAQGKPELKGFNLNPLSQDEVKALKVILKG